From Arachis hypogaea cultivar Tifrunner chromosome 3, arahy.Tifrunner.gnm2.J5K5, whole genome shotgun sequence:
ATATTGCTTCTGGTAAACTTCAAGGTGGTTCTCATTATGTATACATGATTTAAGTATCTTTGACTCAGAAAAAATATGTATTAGCTTTTCAAACATCTCAGATTCCCTTGTTTTATTTGTCTTGTTCCTAATGACGTGATTGATGAAACTCCAACTTATCTGTAAATGCTCCTCTTCCCAGGTTCAAGTAATGGATTCGTAAATTGTGCTATATTCATCGTGTATATTATGAACCTCTGTTTTTGGGTTTGAGATCTGCAAACAATTTGAATTATTTATGCATAAAATAGCAATGCCAACTCCAGAAGTTAGTGGAAAACATTGAAGAAAGATTAACGAGTGCATGCCTATATATACTATGGGAATCCAAGAATCTAATAGAATAcacttttttcatttttatttattttcatttcttttatttcaCTTCTGTGATGATGACAGTTGAGCTTTCTATGTTTCTGGGATAcatctttcctattttttttaatgttcttGCAAATGCCAAATTACTGGTGGAAAATGAGTTAGAAAAATATCTGTTTTTACTTGTTTGGTATAATAATTACATGATCAATTTTGCTAAATTTCAGGTGCTCATCCAATGGTTCATGGAGGGATGGGGGTTGCCACTAGCGCATACAAAATGACTGAATCAGTTCTCTCGAGTTCAATGTAGCATAGTGGGATGCTTGGGCATTATAGTGGAAGTTCTACTACTATCACATGAGGAGTCAGATTAATTAGCAAGTTAGTTACACACTTTGCAGTTTTAGAAAAGTTTGTTATACAGCTGTTAATAGTGGTGAACGGTTAGTTAGCAGATTTAGTTAAGGAAGTATATATAGTAGACGGAGTAAATAGAGTTTTGAGTTTTTGCTCTTGTAAGTCTCATTTTTCTTGCCTCAGTCAGAAGTAACTTGCTTTTGACCTAGGGCTTCCTCTGTAAACTTTCCTCGGTTCTTGAACCTTCCCTCTCTCTGAACTAACAATTccacatggtgcggtgagcgtggaagGGAGAAAGAAGGAATCAACAGCGAAAATTGGAAGGAGCATTGAGCAGAACCAGAATCCTTGAAGATTCAAACCATGGATCGCGACTCAGCATCCTCAGGCAACTCAGCATCGTCATTTTCGCCGATTGACGTTCAAACGCTCGCGAATCTGGTGAATCAGATCAATATCTTGCAAAGTCATAACAGAACAGCGATGAATCCATCTCTGGATCCTACAAGTCCGTATTTCCTTCATCCTGGAGAAAGTCCAGGTACACCATTAATCTCTACAATTCTTGGAACGAACAACTATCATCTTTGGGAAAGAGCGATGTGGCGTGCGTTGAGATCGAAGAACAAAGTAAAATTCATAGATGGCTCAATTGAGAAACCAGAAAGTAGTGATTCTTTGTTTGAAGCATGGGAAAGGTGCAATACCTATGTAATTTCATGGATAAGCCTATCTTTGAGTTCAGAAATTGCTCAAAGTGTGCTATGGATTGATTCAGCCATGGAGCTTTGGAAGGAGCTACAACACAGGTATCAACAAGGTGATATCTTCAGAATTGCTGAGCTAGAAGAAGAGTTATTCGCTGTGAAGCAAGGTGATCTCTCGATCACGGGATACTACACGAAATTGAAAAGAATTTGGGAAGAATTGGATAACTATCGCCCAATCCCTCAGTGCTCTCACTGTAGAGGAAGATGCAATTGTGAATACAGCGTGGTTAGAGGATACAAAGAGGATTCTTGTGTCGTGAGGCTCCTAAGGGGGCTGAATGAACAATTCTCCACTGCCAGATCACAGCTCATGATGACAAAGCCACTGCCAGGTATAGATGAAGCGTTTTCTTTGTTGCTGCAACAAGAAAGGCAACTGAACGCGGGTGAGATGGTAGAAGACAGAATTTTAATGGCAAATTCTGGAGGTTTTAGAGGAAGAGGCAGAGGCAGATCAGGAATTGGAAGAGGAAATCCTGGAAGAGGTGGAAGAAATTCAAGGTACTGCACTTTCTGTGGCAAGAATGGTCATTTGGTGGATGTTTGTTATAGGAAACATGGATTTCCCCCACACTTGAAAAATGGAGGCAGTGGGAATGCAATCAATAATGTGATAGCTGATGAGAACAGTGATGAAATCAGCAATGAAATCCAAAAGGATAGTGAAGCAAATTCgaagttttattttaattcagaACAGAGAGAAGCACCAAGTGTCTGTTTGAACCAACAGGATGCACAACCAAGGCATAGCATTAACCAGATCTATACCACAACTCTTCCATCCAATGAAGGTATTTCATACATCATGTCTCTTTCAGTATTTTCTCCAGGTTCCTGGGTAATTGACTCAGGGGCTACTAATCATGTTGCTTTTTCAACTAAGTCCTTTCAAACTCTTGAAGAAATTAAACCTGTTTTGATAAATATGCCAGATGGTTCACACACCATAGCCAAATTAGCAGGAAAGGTGATGTTTTCAGACCAGTTTTTCTTGAACCATGTGTTTTTcataccaaactttaagtttaatCTGATTGCTGTGTCAAAGTTGACTAAAGATTTAAAATGCAAATTGGTTTTTGATGAGGATAATTGTGAAATTCAGGACAAAGCTACCACGAAGATTATTGGTGTAGCTGAACAAAGAATGGGACTCTATGCATTTGAAAGTCTAATTCCTGTTCCAGCTACACATAACAACATTGCGCATGCATCTGCACTCACAACACACatctcacaaccctcacaaactgcTGAAAGCACTCTATGGCATCTCAGACTTGGGCACCTGCCAAATGAGAGAATAAATGTAATGAAAAGGGACTATGAGTTCCTGAAAAACACAAATTGCAATAAACCTTGTGATCCGTGTCACTATGTCAAACAAAAAAGATTACCATTTCCAATAAGACTTACAAAATCAGAAAAATTGTTTGACATAGTGCACATGGATATATGGGGACCTATAGGTACAGCAACTTTGTCAGGTCATAGATATTTTTTGACAGTAGTTGAAGATAAAAGTAGGTTCACTTGGTTGTTCTTCATGAAAACCAAGAGTGAAACTAGAATTTTAATTCAGAATTTTGTAAACATGATTGAGACACAATTTGATACAAGAATAAAATGCATTAGGTCAGATAATGGACctgaatttaaacttttaaaattttttgcttCAAAAGGAATTTTGCATCAAACTTCTTGTGTTgagactcctcaacaaaatggcatTGTGGAAAGGAAACATCAACATATCTTGACTGTCACAAGAGCTTTGTTGTTTCAGTCTAACTTGCCAAAACGTTTTTGGAATTTTGCAGCAGCACATGCAATTCATTTGATTAATAGGATTCCAAGTGCATTGCTGAAAAACACTTCaccttatcaaattttaaaaggaaAGTTACCAGACTTGGGTTATTTGAATGTCTTTGGGTGCTTGGTTTATGCCTCAACGCTGAACGCTCGCAGATCCAAATTGGATGGAAGAGCAAAGAAGTGTGTGTTTCTAGGATATCAAAGTGGAGTTAAGGGTTACATCTTGTATGATTTAAATGAAAAGAAGATATTCTTATCTAGAGACACATACTTCTATGAGCATGAATTTCCCTTTCAATCATATTTCAACAATGGCAATAACCAAGTATCTGACACTATGACACTAACTCCAAAACCAAGTATCATGGTAAATTTTGAGGATCCATTCATTGAGCCCTCACATACACCACAAGCCCCTTTAAACCACTCAAATGGAACATACCTGCATTCATCTAATTCATTCAATGATTCATCACATACATCACATGGCTCCTTAGTTCATTCAACTAGACAAGACCTGCATCTATCAAGTTCTGTGGTACGACCAGAACACAATTATCCATCAGCATCTCATGAAACCATTGGAAATGACAGCTCGATCATATACAATGTACCACCACAAACACATCAACACTTAGACATTAGACAATCAAAtaggatcaggagaaaaccatCATATTTAGCAGACTATCATTGTATGACCACTGCATCGGATATAAATCACAACTACATCAATAATCTTCAATTCAATCCTGGAATTTTACAAGATTTTTATcctaaagtttttgaaaatttttttgaagagtCAACTATTCTCTTTTGTGAGTCACAGTCTCAATTTCATAATATACAAATTCAACACTCTACAAACCCTCTATTGCCAAATCCCATTAAAGAACCACAATGCTATGCTGAGGCCATCAGTGATCCATGTTGGCAAGCGGCAATTGAGGCTGAACTCTCtgcattgaaagaaaataagacTTGGACTTTGACTTCTCTACCTAATGGAAAAAAGGCGGTAGGCTGCAAATGGGTGTTCAAGCTCAAAATGAATTCTGATGGTAGCATTGACAGGTACAAAGCCAGGTTGGTGGCACAGGGCTTTACACAAACTGCTGGTGTTGATTATTTCGAAACCTATAGTCCAGTAGTGAAGATGAGTACATTGCGGATTGTGCTATCCATTGCAGCTGTGCAGAACTGGCACTTACATCAACTAGATGTAAATACGGCCTTCTTACATGGTGATCTTTTGGAGGAAGTTTACATGAAACCTCCACCCGGGTTGAATGTTTCTTCACCAAACATGGTGTGTAGGTTGGACAGATCTCTTTATGGCCTAAAACAGGCAAGCAGGCAGTGGAATTCAAAGTTGTGTGATGCTCTAAGAGTAGTTGGCTTCCAACAATCCAGAAATGATTACAGCCTGTTCACTAAAGATTCAAAAGGAGGATTCACTGTTATTTTAGTTTATGTTGACGATTTGATTGTAACAGGGACAGATTTAAGGGAGATTGAATTCATCAAGCATCACTTGCATGAGCTATTCAGAATCAAGGACTTGGGAGAGCTTAAATTCTTCTTGGGGTTGGAGGTGGCTCGATGCAGGAGGGGCATCACTGTATGTCAGAGAAAATATTGCATCGACCTTCTCAAAGAGTATGGATTACTTGAAGCCAAAACAGTTTCGACACCTATGGACTACACAGTGCCATTGTCAAAGAATTCTGGAACTCCATTAAGCTCAACTTCAGAATACAGGAAGTTAGTTGGAAAATTGTTGTACTTGACCAACACCAGACCGGAGATTGGATATGCAGTTGGAAAACTCAGTCAATTCTTGGATTGTGCCACAGATAAACACTTTGAAGCTGCCATTAGAGTATTAAGGTATCTCAAGGGAGCACCAGCACTTGGGTTGATGTTTTCAGCTCATTCAGACTTAGAGCCAGCGGGATACTCAGACAGTGATTGGGGGACATGTTCGGATAGTAGAAGATCAATATCTgggtattgttttttttttgggaacTTCAATTGTATCTTGGAAGAGTAAGAAACAAAATACAGTTGCAAGTTCATCATGCGAAGCAGAGTACAGGGCATTAGCAATGGCAACTAGAGAAGCTCAGTGGCTGACCTACATCTTGCAAGACTTGAAAGTGAAGTTGGAGAAGCCAATAGCCATATATTGCGACAACCAATCAACATTACACATTGCAGCAAACCCAGTCTTCCATGagagaacaaagcacattgagatGGATTGTCATATAGTGAGAGATAAATGGCAAGGTTATCAAATTACTCCCAATCTCCACTGCAAACCAAACTGCAGACATATTTACAAAGGCTCTAGCTCCAAGCATTTTTGAGAGATGTCATAGCAAGCTTGGAATGGTTGATTTTGCCAATTCCAGCTTGAGAGGGGCTATCACATGAGGAGTCAGATTAATTAGCAAGTTAGTTACACACTTTgcagttttgaaaaagtttgttATACAGCTGTTAATAGTGGTGAACGGTTAGTTAGCAGATTTAGTTAAGGAAGTATATATAGTAGACGGAGTAAATAGAGTTTTTAGTTTTTGCTCTTGTAAGTCTCATTTTTCTTGCCTCAGTCAGAAGTAACTTGCTTTTGACCTAGGACTTCCTCTGTAAACTTTCCTCGGTTCTTGAACCTTCCCTCTCTCTGAACTAACAATTCCACAACTACTTCAGCTGATGAACCTAAAATAGGCCTGGTATTTGTCGTATACTTGTATATAATGCTGGAGCTCAGGATTTCTTATTTATGATGGGTGAAGTATGCCCTTTTTGCTCcatttttttattcaatacaTGTATATTGCCTATTCAATCCCAACTATTACGCCAGATTTTTGGAATTGATGTTTCAACTGAGAAATCTCTATTATTACTGTTTATTTACTGGACATGGTGCCATTTTGTCGTTTTGAAACTTGGAggaggagaaataaaataaaataaaaattatagtgGCTTTAATAATTGCAATAAAGATGAACAATTAAAATGTGTCCTTAATTTCTCGTTATTGCCtgacattaatttttttgttcataatgACTTTAAGCTTTTCTCtttccattttatttttagttttactaGTTACTATAATTTCTATAATCATCTAACTTAAGTTGACAGTATATGGGGATGTCCATTATTCTAAATTAAAACTTAAAGTACTTGCTATTTATATAagtcaagttttttttttctgaggGTGTATGTGAGTCAAGTTGATTGCTTTACCAGATATATGGCAAGATCCACGATTGGTGGATCATCTGGTGTGCCTTTCAAAGAATAACAGTTGAAACAGCTCCGAGCTCAGTGCCTTGTTTTCTAGCATTTAGGTAAAAACGTAACTTTGCTACCAGtatttaaatatgaaaagatcaaactaagttttattatattttcatatattgTTTTAAATGTGCAGAAATGGTTTAGCACCAAAGCAACTACATATTGAAATTGCTCTTGGAACCACTTTTTTTAGAGAAGGTGACTGGTGTTTatttaattgttaaataataaattattctcCTCACCTAACTGGTAACTGATGGGAAGATATATGATGGAAATTCAGGAAAGGATCATACTGACCACAAAAAAAACTCACAATCTTCTGTTGAATTGGGTACCTCGTCAGGGGCCATGATGCCTTTTGGAGGTCTGAACAATATGAGACAACCTGATAATAATAACTCTTCAGGGTCCCCTTCTGCTGGAAAATCTCTGGAAGCTACGTCATTCTCCAAGAAAACTGAGAGTGCAATAATGACTGGGGACAAAGGTATTCTTTCTGAAGAAAGGAAACATCTCCTAGATGTCAAAAAAGTAGAGCTTGAAAAGAAAATTCAAGAAAGAGCTGGTGCACAAGCTTCGTCAACCACTTCTTTTCAGCAGCAAGATTCCTCTAGTACAAAGGGTGATGTTGACAATGGTAATCTTCAGGTTGGACTATCCAACCGACCTTCCTCTGTATAGATAATTTTACTTAGGCAAGATAAATCCAACTAAGTTTTGTTTATTCATTATACTATTATAGTATGGAGACCATCACTCTTGGGGACAAAAGAATTGGTATCAAAACTAGTGTTCTGGAAGAAAAGGCCACAGCCTGTAACATGCTTTGCTATTATGCTGATGAGTTGAAGGAAGGATTCTTTCCATGGATTGATCAGGTTAGACAGGAAACACTATAAAAGTTAATAACACCTTTACATATTGCACTTTGTTTATAGAAACATCTTTTTCTGAGTATTAAATTGCATGTGGGACAGGTTGCAGGAACTTTAGTTCCACTTCTTAAATTTTACTTCTATGAGGAGGTTAGAAAAGCAGCTGTTTCAGGTATAAGAATGATTGTTCCGTTGCAtctttttttgttaacaattttccTCTGCTCATTAAGTTGCTTTATGCCATTATCCCAGCTGTTTTTAATGGTTATGATTTCCTATATTATTTTAGCAATGCCGGAGCTATTACGTTCTGCAAAGTTGGCTATTGAGAAAAGGGCAATCTCAAGGTCGGGATGCATCCTATTTGAAATTTTTGAGTGACAGTATCATCCCAGCTTTGGTGAACGCTTTACATAAGGTATTCCATATACAAGTTTATCTGTTCTTAGATGCATCTATATGGAATTCATTAGGTTTTTACAGCATGAGTAAGTTTTTATTATGATCTGAATCCTTAGGAGGTTGTTGATCAGTCTCGCAATATGGAACTTTTGTATGGTGCTCTCAAAAATTCACTTCTCTTTTACACACTCTCTAAATTTGCATACTTTTTTTCACTATGCAGGAACTGAACTAGCTGAAAGAATGTGTTATGAAAATATCTATGAACTTGGTCATATTCTTGGTTGGAATTTTGAATCTTCCATCAGCTAAATCTGCTACAATATTTACCAATTTAATGGGAACTCTCAACCTTCTTGGCCTCTTTGGTGGCTTCTTAGCTGATCCTGGAAGAACAATACACTgaatttatgttttgaattatagttgatgtattaaCACATTTTGTTGATGTATagttgttatttattattatagttgatgtatcaatacactttgtttatttttttgaattatattagCTTTCTTGTTTATTACTTTTTTCTTTCAGTTTGATAATacaataaatttgtttattttttgaaatattataaatattcgaatacaaattagataaaaaa
This genomic window contains:
- the LOC140183549 gene encoding uncharacterized protein, giving the protein MATREAQWLTYILQDLKVKLEKPIAIYCDNQSTLHIAANPVFHERTKHIEMDCHIIYGKIHDWWIIWCAFQRITVETAPSSVPCFLAFRNGLAPKQLHIEIALGTTFFREGKDHTDHKKNSQSSVELGTSSGAMMPFGGLNNMRQPDNNNSSGSPSAGKSLEATSFSKKTESAIMTGDKGILSEERKHLLDVKKVELEKKIQERAGAQASSTTSFQQQDSSSTKGDVDNVWRPSLLGTKELVSKLVFWKKRPQPVTCFAIMLMS